The sequence GCTGCGCTGGTGAAATTCGTGTTCAACTCAGCCATTGCCGCAGACAGGGAGTGCTGGCATTCCTGCTGATCTGAGAGTGTGCCATATGCCAGCAGCACGGTATCGAAATCAGAAAATTGCTGGTCGGCAAAGCCTACAACCGCCATATGCTGAGCAGGCTCGGCCAAGTCCGCGCAGAAAGTTAGAACTGAACCCGCACCGCGCACGCGCAGATCCGCTTGTAATTCCTGCAAGCGTTGCGGAGAGCGAGCAACGAGCAGGAACTCGGTACCATCTTTCCCCAGCAAGCGCTCGACTTCCTGTGCGATGGCCGAGGTGGCCCCGAGCACCACGATCTTTTTGATCAGGCTATTCAAACGCAACTCTTCGCCAAAACGACGACGAGAATTTGGGATCAACGTAGGATTCGAACCTGCGCCATTCCGGAAAGGACTGCCGGAACATTGTCCGGCTCATGCGACCATCTTTAGCGGGATACAAGGCGCCACCGCTTTCCAATACAACATCGTCGAGAGTCTGCATCAGGCGCAGCGTGCTCTCCCCACGCATCGCAAAGTCCAACGCCAGGGTGAGACCGGGCCGCGGAAAAGAAATCATGCCTGCCGCGGGAATCGAACCAAATCGCTTTATCACTCCCAGAAATGAACCCATTTGTGAGTCGGCTATCAAACCCAGCAGCCGCGCAAAAACCCCGCGCGCGGAATCCGGAATCACGCACTGATACTGCAAGAACCCCCGCTTGCCATAGATGAGATTCCATTGTCGTATCGAATCCAAGGGATAGAAAAATGGTTCGTAGGAGAGCAGGGAGCGACGACGCTTCAGAAAGTTCCGCCGGAAGTAAAGTGAGTTGAACCATTGAATCGTTCGCCGGCTGAGCACCCAGTCGGGAAATGCGACTGGCACGCGCGGAGCTCGCTTCCTTGGTATTTCAAGCCCGCCAGCCGCAGCATGATTTCCACGAAAGAAAATCCCTCTAGGTTGCGGTGTAGAAAAGCAATCGATCCAGGCCACCGTATATTCGAAATCGGCGTCGCTTTCTGAGGTTAGCGTCAGGAATTCATCCAGCGACTGAAAAACCAGCGTATCGACTTCAATTTGGCTGCTCTCGATCCGGCGCAGCTGAATTTCCGCCCATACGATCACTCCCGTAAGACCCAGTCCCCCAATCGTTGCCCGAAACAGACCTGGGTTTTCTTCTGGAGTGCAGATCAGAAGATTCCCATCCGATCGCTGCAACCCGAGCTTGCGAACATGATGACCGAAGGTCCCGGCGCGATGGTGGTTCTTCCCATGCACATCGTTGGCTATCGCCCCCCCTACGGTAACGAATTTCGTACCCGGCGTAACCGGTAGAAACCATCCATGCGGGACAGCGATGGCCAGAATCTCAGCCAGGCTGACACCGGCTTCGCAGCATATCAATCCGGTTTCCAGATCGAAACCCAGAAAGCGGTTCATGCGAGAGCAGTCGATCAGGTCTCGTCCTTCGTTCAGACAGGAGTCGCCATAGCTCCGCCCAAGACCGTAGGGGAGAACAGAACCGGTAGATGCGCGGCTCAAAACATCTGGAAGTTGATCCGGCCAGTAGACTCGATGCACGGCGCGGTGCCTTACCTGCGGAAATCTGCCCCAGGAGTAATAATCCGCTACAGGTTTCGTTGCATCTAGGCCAGTGGCGTTGGGAATTTCGAGCGAGCAGGTGTCCATTTCACGCCCGCTTCATCATGCTGGCGACGAGAACGACAATAGCCGCCAGAGCTACGGCATAGCTCACCGGATCCCGCATTGCCAGTGTAATCGGATCTTCGTGCAGTTCGCCGCGATGCGCTTTGAGCCACACCCGGCTCAGCCAGTAAAGAATGATAGGACACAGCAACAGCAGCGGCGCAGGCGAGCGGTAGAGCACGACTACTTCCGGACTGTGTACGTACAGGCTGAAGATCACCACCGCGGCAAAGCTGCTGCCGATCCCCAAGCTCATCAGCACGTCTTTATCGCCGGTGATATACCCCCGTCCAGAGTTGCCGCTATTCACGAGTTGCTCGGCATTTACCAGTTCGGAATAGCGCTTGGCCATGGCCAGACTGAGAAAGAAAAACAGCGAGAACGGCAAGAACCACTGCGAGAGCGGCACCGATTCAATCAATGCACCTGCCAGAATGCGTATGCTGTAAAAGCTCGACAGCACAAACACGTCCAGTAGCACGATCCTCTTTATCTGCAGTGAATACCACACTGTCAGCACTGCGTAGATAAACAGCACCATCCCAAACTTCAAGCTCAGCAGGAAACTAAGACCTAGCGCGGACGTTAGGAGTACAAAAGATATCGCAAGACCGCCGGGGATGGAGATCTCTCCAGCGGCAAATGGCCGTTTACTCTTCCAGGGATGGCCACGATCGGAGTGCAGATCCAGCAGATCGTTGAGGATGTATAACCCTGAAGCGCAAACTCCGAATAGCACAAAGCCCAGCGCCGTGCGCATCCACTGCAACGCAGACACGCGATGTGCCAACCCCAGCGGAAGAAACAAGAGCAGATTCTTGAACCAGTGATGGCCTCGCAAGGCACGGATCCAGGTGCCCGCGGAAGGTTGCCGATGAGAAAAGACTCTCTTGACCTCGGTCATCTGCGCAGCTTGCTCGGCTAGACGCGGACCCCCTACGACGTATGCCGCTTGCGCTCCATCCCAGACTTCCAGATCTGCGCTGGAGTCGCCGACATATTCGAAACCATCCTTCCCGAAGAGTCCCTGAAGGAATTCGGCTTTCTGCCGGCCCTTCAGGTTACATTTGCCGTCGCTGGCATACACCTGATCAAACAGACCCAGATGCTCGGCCACACTTCTTGCCAGGCGCTCGTCTGCGGCGGTTATAAGCACGACTCTCCGCCCTGACAGGCGTTCCGCACGCAGAAATTCGAGCAACTCAGATCGATATGGGAGGGTCGCGACATTCAACTCCGTGTGTCGCGCCAAGTGCCGCTTCACGCTGGCCTTGCCTCGAAGCAGCCAATAAGGCAGCAATACTAGCCACAGAGGTTTCCGTTTCAATAGCAAGAGGATGCACTCCCAGAGTAGGTCCCCTTTGACCAGTGTGCCGTCCAGATCCACGCACAGGACCGGCTTGGAGCCGTGATCCACAGTGGCTTGCGTGGAGGACTTAATGGAGGAGACATCCATAGCCTGAGACATCGTCAGACAAATCCGGATCGTTTAGGGCCGCTTACCGTCACGGTAGCACAGTTGAACGCATCGATACTTAATCACTAAGGCACTAGAACCCTTGGTTTGTTGACGCTGCCAAAACCCCGTGCCACCATGAATTGGAATCCATTCCCATGACAAGTAACCCCTCGAACGAGACCCAGTCGCCGTCTTGGGCTGCGCTCTCGCGGCATTTGCAGCGGCCAGCAATTTTCCTCCTGATTTTGGCCTCCCTGACGTTTGTGGTTTATTACAGCGCCCTCTCATTCCAGTTCGTTTGGGATGATCTGCCGCAAATCCTTAATAATCCATTGATTCGCTCCTGGCATTCGGTGCCGCGCGCCTTCACCAGCGATCTCTGGTTTCACACCGATCGAGGCCAAATCTACTACAGACCGCTCTTTGTGGTCTGGTCGATTTTGAACTATTCCGTGTTTGGGCTGAAGACCTGGGGATGGCACCTTGGCGCAGTCCTGCTGCACATGATCGCGGCTTGTGTCGTCTACCTGCTCGTACGCAAGCTGGGAATGGAGCATTGGACTGCCGCCCTGGCTGGCCTGATCTTTGCCTTGCATCCCGTCCACATTGAATGTGCATCGTGGGTGTCGGCCGCTTCCGACACCATGGTCACGATCTTTTACATGCTGGCGTTCATCGCCTTCCTCCAGAGTCGGAGCAGCAAACAAAACAAGATTGGCTGGACAGCGATATCACTTTTACTGTTGGCCTGCGCGCTGCTGACAAAAGAAATGGCGGTGACCTTTGCTCTAGTAATCGCCGCTTATGTATGGCTCTTCCCGCCCGAAACTCTAGCTCGCGCACGCTGGCGGAAGATTGGAAACGCAGCACTAGCAGCTTTGCCCTACGTTGCTCTTACCGTTGTCTACGTGATCGCCCGCAAGATCGCGCTACATCGAACCCCGGCGCAGTTTGATCCCTTTCACAGCGATATCGATGTACTGCTCACACTACCCCTTGTTCTCGCCAATTACCTGAGAATCCTGTCCTGGCCGGTTGGACTGACTTCACTTTATTACACCAGCTATATAGAGTCCCTAGGCTTCCGCAATTTCTTTCTCCCGCTGTTGCTGCTCGTTGCTTTCGCTGGCCTGATCTCGTATTGGGCTCGCCGAACCGGAGATCGTGTAGTCAGCCTGGCCGGACTCTGGACGATCGTCACTCTGATTCCAGTCCTTTATTTGCGAGCCTTTGGAAACGGTGACTTTGTCCGTGATCGCTATGTTTATCTCCCTTCCGTCGGATTCATCATCCTGACAGCCAAAGCCATTCGCCTGTTGCCCAACTTGGGCAGCCTGAGCGCACGCACCGCACAAGTTGCCGCGAGCGTTGCTTTGGCCATTGCTCTGGCCGTTGGCTGCTTACTTCAGCAGGTCTATTGGGCAAACGAACTGCTCGTCTTCTATCGCGCGTATTCTCTTTACCCTAAGAACATGGAAGCGATAGTTGGTCTGGGGGCAAGTCTTCTGAATGAGGGCGGTGCCCCCGATCGTGCCATAAGCCTGCTCCGGGAGGCGATACGAGAACACCCAGACTTCGCACCAGCATACTTTTCGCTCGCCAAAGCCTACGTCTATGTGGGACGAAAGGCAGATGCCGAAAAGGCCTTGATGATGGGTCTCCGCTGGGCGCCCCAGGGGTTCAAATCAGTAGGAGGTCGGGCCGATCTTGCCGGCCTTCTTGGAGAAGTAGGCGACTACGA comes from Terriglobales bacterium and encodes:
- a CDS encoding UbiA family prenyltransferase gives rise to the protein MSQAMDVSSIKSSTQATVDHGSKPVLCVDLDGTLVKGDLLWECILLLLKRKPLWLVLLPYWLLRGKASVKRHLARHTELNVATLPYRSELLEFLRAERLSGRRVVLITAADERLARSVAEHLGLFDQVYASDGKCNLKGRQKAEFLQGLFGKDGFEYVGDSSADLEVWDGAQAAYVVGGPRLAEQAAQMTEVKRVFSHRQPSAGTWIRALRGHHWFKNLLLFLPLGLAHRVSALQWMRTALGFVLFGVCASGLYILNDLLDLHSDRGHPWKSKRPFAAGEISIPGGLAISFVLLTSALGLSFLLSLKFGMVLFIYAVLTVWYSLQIKRIVLLDVFVLSSFYSIRILAGALIESVPLSQWFLPFSLFFFLSLAMAKRYSELVNAEQLVNSGNSGRGYITGDKDVLMSLGIGSSFAAVVIFSLYVHSPEVVVLYRSPAPLLLLCPIILYWLSRVWLKAHRGELHEDPITLAMRDPVSYAVALAAIVVLVASMMKRA
- a CDS encoding FAD-binding oxidoreductase gives rise to the protein MDTCSLEIPNATGLDATKPVADYYSWGRFPQVRHRAVHRVYWPDQLPDVLSRASTGSVLPYGLGRSYGDSCLNEGRDLIDCSRMNRFLGFDLETGLICCEAGVSLAEILAIAVPHGWFLPVTPGTKFVTVGGAIANDVHGKNHHRAGTFGHHVRKLGLQRSDGNLLICTPEENPGLFRATIGGLGLTGVIVWAEIQLRRIESSQIEVDTLVFQSLDEFLTLTSESDADFEYTVAWIDCFSTPQPRGIFFRGNHAAAGGLEIPRKRAPRVPVAFPDWVLSRRTIQWFNSLYFRRNFLKRRRSLLSYEPFFYPLDSIRQWNLIYGKRGFLQYQCVIPDSARGVFARLLGLIADSQMGSFLGVIKRFGSIPAAGMISFPRPGLTLALDFAMRGESTLRLMQTLDDVVLESGGALYPAKDGRMSRTMFRQSFPEWRRFESYVDPKFSSSFWRRVAFE
- a CDS encoding tetratricopeptide repeat protein, translated to MTSNPSNETQSPSWAALSRHLQRPAIFLLILASLTFVVYYSALSFQFVWDDLPQILNNPLIRSWHSVPRAFTSDLWFHTDRGQIYYRPLFVVWSILNYSVFGLKTWGWHLGAVLLHMIAACVVYLLVRKLGMEHWTAALAGLIFALHPVHIECASWVSAASDTMVTIFYMLAFIAFLQSRSSKQNKIGWTAISLLLLACALLTKEMAVTFALVIAAYVWLFPPETLARARWRKIGNAALAALPYVALTVVYVIARKIALHRTPAQFDPFHSDIDVLLTLPLVLANYLRILSWPVGLTSLYYTSYIESLGFRNFFLPLLLLVAFAGLISYWARRTGDRVVSLAGLWTIVTLIPVLYLRAFGNGDFVRDRYVYLPSVGFIILTAKAIRLLPNLGSLSARTAQVAASVALAIALAVGCLLQQVYWANELLVFYRAYSLYPKNMEAIVGLGASLLNEGGAPDRAISLLREAIREHPDFAPAYFSLAKAYVYVGRKADAEKALMMGLRWAPQGFKSVGGRADLAGLLGEVGDYDHAVIACSQVLREEPNLYSALYNCGNIDFMTGHYVEAEQVLTHAIQIAPDQGAPNYYLGRSFLETGEPVKAEFHLRKAVALDPNIVDNHFWLGRVLEQNGDLNGARREYLQVLKLNPDHVGAKTRLAAVQANQPPIGAGR